A genome region from Chiroxiphia lanceolata isolate bChiLan1 chromosome 5, bChiLan1.pri, whole genome shotgun sequence includes the following:
- the LOC116787386 gene encoding translation initiation factor IF-2-like → MSEWDENGTVLLKENTLVAALMPPQLPAPRRPRPSGPSRSLPGPCYPGAAPTGPLAQPSPLRPPLRRAPQCPSARPGRSTGRRRRRRGPARRSRCGGRGRQGGRCRVRGGPTDRAGPDRTALCRRRCRRSPRPEGGCGLGADEGLTPKPGERNSITGYLEEPAEPRRATFPGPRFWGGPPELHHQCLQAAPAAAAAGSPAVLRAANKAGPRRKRLARGLPFTPRRDQPRTEPTRLPKNGIPGNALMKSRATINAGKLGGTRPAPAGSDFGSENMEGEKRKVPFVPPAAAATPRLVRAQEGGAPGRAPSPAPATPAAAPRLPLVCTRLIRSGNSFPFL, encoded by the exons ATGAGTGAATGGGACGAAAATGGGACCGTGCTATTGAAGGAAAATACTTTAGTGGCAGCACTAATGCCTCCCCAG ctcccggccccgcggcgCCCCCGGCCCTCCGGCCCCTCTCGGTCCCTTCCCGGCCCCTGCTACCCCGGCGCCGCTCCGACCGGGCCCCTAGCGCAGCCATCTCCCCTCCGACCCCCGCTACGGCGGGCCCCGCAGTGCCCTTCCGCCCGCCCGGGGCGAAGCACAGGACGGCGGCGGCGACGGAGGGGCCCCGCCCGGAGGAGCCGGTGCGGCGGCCGGGGCCGCCAGGGCGGACGCTGCCGAGTGCGAGGGGGCCCCACGGACCGGGCCGGGCCAGACCGGACCGCGCTGTGCCGGCGGCGGTGCCGGCGTTCCCCGCGCCCCGAGGGCGGCTGCGGGCTCGGCGCTGACGAAGGGCTCACGCCGAAGCCGGGCGAGCGCAACTCGATTACAGGCTACCTGGAGGAGCCGGCCGAGCCGAGGCGGGCCACTTTCCCCGGTCCACGTTTTTGGGGTGGCCCGCCCGAGCTGCACCATCAGTGCCTACAGGCAGCTCctgcggcggcggccgccggcTCCCCGGCTGTGCTGCGTGCAGCGAATAAAGCCGGCCCGCGTAGGAAGAGATTAGCTCGGGGTTTACCCTTCACCCCGCGTAGAGATCAGCCGAGGACAGAGCCCACCCGCCTCCCTAAAAATGGGATTCCCGGGAATGCCCTAATGAAAAGCCGGGCCACGATCAACGCGGGAAAATTAGGGGGGACACGGCCGGCCCCCGCGGGGTCTGACTTCGGGAGCGAAAATatggagggagagaaaagaaaagtgCCATTTGTTCCGCCGGCTGCGGCGGCCACCCCGCGGCTGGTGCGGGCGCAGGAAGGGGGAGCGCCGGGCCGCGCCCCCTCACCTGCCCCCGCCAcccccgccgccgcgccgcggCTGCCGCTTGTTTGCACTCGGCTTATCCGGAGCGGAAATTCCTTTCCGTTTTTGTGA
- the DUSP6 gene encoding LOW QUALITY PROTEIN: dual specificity protein phosphatase 6 (The sequence of the model RefSeq protein was modified relative to this genomic sequence to represent the inferred CDS: inserted 6 bases in 6 codons; deleted 8 bases in 6 codons) produces the protein MLDTFRPVPFASEMAISKSVAWLNEQLEMGNDRLLLMDCRPQELYESSHIESAINVAIPGIMLRRLQKGNLPLRSLVASSEEDRERSPAGVGTDTVVLYDEHMPATGTENTGGESVXGLLLKRLKDEGCKAFYLEGGFSSLQAEFALHCETNLDSSCSAALPPLPVLGLGGLRISSDSSSDVNSDIDRDPNSXTDSDGSPLSNNQASFPVEILPYLYLGCAKDSLIWTVLEEFGLKYILNVTPNXPNLFENAGEFKYKQIPISDHWSQNLSQFFPEAISFIDDARWKNCGXLVHCLAGISRSVTXTVAYLMQKLNLSMNDASDIVKMKKSNISPNFNFMGQLLDFEEXLGLSSPCDNRVPNQQLYFTTASNPNVFQVDSLQST, from the exons ATGCTAGATACGTTCAGACCCGTCCCTTTCGCGTCGGAAATGGCGATTAGTAAATCGGTGGCGTGGCTGAACGAGCAGCTGGAGATGGGCAATGACCGGCTACTGCTGATGGACTGTCGGCCGCAGGAGTTGTACGAGTCGTCCCACATCGAGTCGGCCATCAACGTGGCCATTCCTGGCATCATGCTGCGGCGGCTG CAGAAGGGCAACCTACCCCTGCGGTCCCTCGTCGCAAGCAGCGAGGAGGACCGGGAGCGCTCGCCCGCCGGTGTAGGC ACCGACACGGTAGTGCTGTACGATGAGCACATGCCGGCGACTGGAACTGAGAACACGGGCGGCGAGTCTG TGGGGCTGCTCCTCAAGCGCCTCAAAGATGAAGGCTGCAAGGCATTTTATCTGGAAG GGGGCTTTTCCTCCC TCCAGGCCGAGTTCGCCTTGCACTGCGAAACTAACCTAGACAGTTCGTGTagc gcagctctccctccttTGCCAGTCCTGGGCTTG GGAGGCCTCCGAATCAGCTCCGATTCATCATCAGACGTT AACTCTGACATTGACAGAGACCCCAATA GCACCGACTCCGATGGCAGCCCTCTCTCCAACAACCAAGCTTCCTTCCCGGTGGAAATTTTACCCTACCTCTACTTAGGCTGTGCCAAGGACTCACTAATTTGGACCGTTTTAGAAGAGTTCGGCCTTAAGTACATCTTGAATGTTACCCCTA TACCCAATCTCTTTGAAAATGCCGGTGAATTCAAGTACAAACAAATTCCGATCTCTGACCACTGGAGCCAAAATCTGTCTCAGTTCTTTCCTGAGGCCATCTCCTTTATAG ATGACGCACGGTGGAAGAACTGCG GTCTGGTGCATTGCTTAGCAGGGATCAGCCGCTCGGTCA TGACGGTGGCCTACCTCATGCAGAAGCTGAACTTATCCATGAATGATGCCTCTGATATTGTCAAGATGAAGAAGTCCAACATTTCACCCAACTTCAACTTCATGGGCCAGCTGCTGGACTTTGAAG AACTGGGACTGAGCAGCCCCTGTGACAACAGAGTGCCGAACCAGCAGCTGTACTTCACCACC GCTTCCAACCCGAACGTCTTCCAGGTGGATTCCCTGCAGTCCACGTGA